Proteins encoded by one window of Rhodamnia argentea isolate NSW1041297 chromosome 6, ASM2092103v1, whole genome shotgun sequence:
- the LOC115731295 gene encoding protein PLANT CADMIUM RESISTANCE 3-like: MDDCSMASQVQSKLHRPYNKGDRFPVQSGPIPDQERDWWGRFPVFGIGDWIRGRNMFETPPPPVMQTAMLIIQDPPKKVVLRKWTTGLCGCCEDPSNCIVTCCCPCVTFGQNAEIIDEGATSCFVGGLVYYFVTFSGIGCLYTCTYREKLRYAHSLQEDPCADCLVHWCCFRCALCQEYRELKNRGFDPSIGWAANAEKMNQGAVTMLPVMPGMGR; encoded by the exons ATGGACGATTGCTCGATGGCTTCTCAAGTGCAGTCCAAGCTTCATCGCCCCTACAataagggtgatcggtttccaGTTCAATCTGGTCCTATCCCAGACCAGGAACGGGACTGGTGGGGCCGATTTCCAGTTTTCGGAATTGGGGACTGGATCAGAG GCAGAAACATGTTCGAGACCCCTCCGCCGCCAGTGATGCAAACGGCGATGCTCATCATCCAAGACCCGCCGAAGAAGGTGGTCCTCAGGAAGTGGACGACGGGTCTCTGCGGTTGCTGCGAAGATCCCTCCAACT GCATCGTCACTTGTTGCTGTCCTTGCGTCACCTTCGGCCAGAACGCGGAAATCATAGACGAAGGAGCAACTT CTTGTTTCGTGGGTGGGCTGGTGTACTACTTCGTCACTTTCTCGGGCATCGGATGCCTGTATACATGCACCTACCGGGAAAAATTGAGGTATGCACACTCATTGCAAGAAGATCCATGCGCCGATTGCCTCGTGCACTGGTGTTGCTTCCGCTGTGCTCTTTGCCAAGAATATAGGGAGCTCAAAAACCGCGGATTTGACCCTTCCATTG GCTGGGCGGCCAATGCCGAGAAGATGAACCAAGGTGCCGTGACAATGCTGCCGGTGATGCCGGGCATGGGCCGTTAA